Proteins found in one Fibrobacter sp. UWT2 genomic segment:
- a CDS encoding RDD family protein, giving the protein MIWYYIDETVTDGERRKGPFNIDEIRDFVKDGVIKDETLVWHSGMEAWVAWKDTEESKEVPLSEEEQIKAALEAIIAEHNKGKHYAGFFVRAIAYFIDNVILSATGVLILMIMSAVQAIDLNVLGDAMNAYISDPTSEEALNNVIDVPGTHLFLIIWGIVQAIYFIAFTAIKSATPGKMLVKIHVEVAHGEPMSWVSAALRFIASLITQCTLMFYGLGYLIVFIDPKRRALHDHIARTRVVHDMIRRETKEKE; this is encoded by the coding sequence ATGATTTGGTACTACATAGATGAAACCGTAACAGACGGTGAACGACGCAAAGGTCCCTTTAATATCGACGAAATCAGGGACTTTGTAAAAGACGGCGTCATCAAAGACGAAACTTTAGTGTGGCATTCGGGCATGGAAGCCTGGGTCGCCTGGAAAGATACCGAAGAATCCAAGGAAGTCCCGCTTTCCGAAGAAGAACAGATCAAGGCTGCCCTCGAAGCAATCATCGCCGAACACAACAAGGGCAAGCATTACGCCGGATTCTTTGTCCGTGCCATAGCCTACTTTATCGACAACGTTATTTTGTCTGCAACAGGCGTCTTGATTCTGATGATCATGAGCGCCGTTCAGGCAATAGACTTGAACGTCCTTGGCGATGCCATGAACGCCTACATTAGCGATCCCACCTCCGAAGAGGCCTTGAACAATGTGATTGACGTTCCCGGCACACACCTGTTCCTGATTATCTGGGGCATCGTGCAAGCCATTTACTTTATCGCGTTTACCGCCATCAAGTCGGCGACGCCCGGCAAAATGCTCGTGAAGATTCATGTCGAAGTCGCCCACGGTGAACCCATGAGCTGGGTAAGTGCCGCGCTCCGCTTTATCGCAAGCCTGATTACGCAATGCACGCTCATGTTCTACGGCCTTGGCTACCTGATTGTCTTTATCGACCCCAAGCGCCGCGCCCTCCACGACCACATCGCCCGCACACGAGTTGTGCACGATATGATTAGACGAGAGACGAAAGAAAAAGAATAA